The DNA sequence GCTACCAGCACGGCAGACACGATCCCCCAATTCTCGGCTACGGCCTCGAAGAAGGTCTGTGCAGGTTCGTGCACGTCAAGCTGGGATACGTAGGTCAGCGTCCGCTGCGGACTTCCGCCGGCAACCACGTAAGGCCGATTTCCACTTTCCGCTACGGCCGGTTGCAGTTGCAGTCGTAGCTGCCGATTACCCGAGGCGGTGCCGGTGACCGTCCAGGACCAGTTCAGGACCCCGGCGGGGTTGAACAAACTAGGCACCCACTCCGGCGGGTACACGTGCGTTGTGTCGTCCCCGACGAGGCGGGCACTGAGCAGGCACTGGACTCCGATCTGCGCTGACGTCGGGTCCGTGCCCGGGATCACCTTGTCCGGCGGCAACGGTTGATCCCCTACGTCGACCGCCGCGACGTAGACCCCCGCAACCCTTTTCTCGAGTGCGACAGTCGCGGGGTAGTCGACCTGTGCTGACTTCCAGTTGCTCACGCCTTGCTCGCACTCGGCCACGAACTTGCTCAGAGGAGTGGAGCCGGTAGGGACCGGCGCAGTGGGGTTCGTCATGGGCACGGTCGTGTCCGTGTGTGGCGCAGGCGGGGACCCCGGTGCGCCCATAGTGTCTTCAGGTGAACAGCTGGCCGGCGCGACGGCGATGACGAGAACGATTCCAGCGAGCAGCATCAACGCAGCGACGCTGCCGCCCCAGCTCGGTTCCTTCGTCGCCTTGGCTGATCGTGACCGTGGCTTCTCGGTGTCGCTCATCCGGGTCGCTCCGAGGTTTGCCTGTCCAGGGACTCGCAGACGGGCAGGCTCTCGTTACCGCGGGCAGCGGATATCAGCCGAACGGACTTCAGTGCGGGCTGCGGCCCAGCTATCGAGGTGGGGACCCCGCCGGACCGGGTCGGGGCACCGGTCCGGCGGGGAAGACCACTACAACCGCACCACGGCCGTCGCGCCGAACGTGCCCTTGAGCGGCACCGTCACGGCCTTCCCGTGCACGGTCACCGTGACGCTGTCCTGTGTCTGCGTCGGGTCCGACACCGCCAGCTGCCCGCGCCCCACCGCCACCGACGCCGGCCCGGACACGCGGACGCCGTCGACCGCACCGGCCGCGAAGAAGTTCGCCAGCAGCGTGTCCCCCGTCCGGACGGCCTGGACCGTCGCGGTGTTGGCCCGCACGCGCCACGCCCAGGACGCCGCCGGCGTGCCGATCGGCGACGCGCCCGGCAGCACCGCGTACGCGTACGTCGCGTCCGCCGGCTTTACGCCGTGCTCGAGGACCAGCTTCTGGTACCGGCGCGTGTTCGGCGTCGTGGTGCCCTTGGTGTTGGCGCCGGTGTCGATGTCGCGCCACGCGCCGGTCCGGTCCTCGCGCAGGGCCGTCACCGAAGCGCCGTCCAGGACCACGTACCCGCCGACGTCTTCCAGGTGCAGCCAGCGCGGACGGCGCAACGCCGACGCCTTGCCGAGGTCGGCCGGAACCCGCCGGCCGTCCGCCAGCAGCACTCCGCGCCCGCCCTCGCCGAGGTTGCGGTTCTCGATCGTCGTGCGCACCGCGTGCTCGGACGTGCCGGTGATCCCGGCGCCGAGGCACAGGATCCCCGCCGGGGTGAAGAACCACGACTTCTTCGCCACCAGCGAGCCGTCCCAGGACTTGAAGTCGAACGCGTAGGCGCCCGTGCGCGCGTCCCAGCGGACGCCGCCGGTGTGCTGGTTCGGCCCGACCGGCACGCCGCCGAACGCCGGGTCCACCGGGCCGTCGTGCTCCGTCGTGCCCGGCAGCAGCAGCGGATCGACCGTCGGCCAGTAGGCGTCGGTGTAGTGGCCCTTGGCGTTCGGGAGGAACGTGTAGAGCACGCCGTCGCCGACGTGGTAGCCCTTGAGGTTCTGGCCGTTGATGGCTTCGTAGCGGGAAATCCGGGTCGAGCTGACGCCGAGGGACGCCGACCAGTCGTCGGTGACGTGGACCAGGCGGTCCTGCTGGCCAAAGATCCGGTGCGTGGCGGTGACCCGCGCCGGGCGCGCGCCCGAGGCCAGCATGTCCTGCGCGAACTCGATGCCCGGCGTCGCCACCAGGTCCGGGCCGGGCGCGAACCGCTCGGGGTCCGGGATCTTCAGGAACGGGGCGTACGCGCCTTCCTTGATCCACTTCGCGGCCAGTGCGTTGAGGTCGGTCTTCGTCTTCCCGGCCGCCGTCCGCGCCAGCACGAGGGTCGCGACGGTGAGCTGGTGGCCGATGTCGTGGCCGGTCTCCCCCTGCCGCGACAGCATCCGCCCGCGCACCGGCTCCATCAGCGCGCCCGCGTAGACGAACGGCGCGAAGCTGTCCGCGACCAGCGCGTAGACCTTGTCCTTCAGCGGCTGCGGGAGCGCGTACTCGGTGCCCTGCGTGACGTGGATGGCGCCGGCGAGCGCGGTCAGCAGC is a window from the Amycolatopsis sp. cg9 genome containing:
- a CDS encoding polysaccharide lyase 8 family protein, translated to MPVNRRNALRGGALAAAASTVFLTRPAFAAPVAAAAAGGVPAATAPIVAAYRQLQTGINRPSPERTEALANLGRVAKAYHASLSVAGGGAPLWTDLPLGPGSDYTTSMYARLRAIAVDWGTPGGALAGDPAVLDRIKAALELIYASQYNENVGEIGNWYTYEIGIPYYLLHTLSVVAGELTADQLARYLAPVKRFVGDPNRRANNASVIETGANRADKALISIVSGAMLGDPAWIKTGIDALTDVAGGGAASVVAKLDRAAGDGFHVDGSFIQHDTIPYPGHYGIVLLTALAGAIHVTQGTEYALPQPLKDKVYALVADSFAPFVYAGALMEPVRGRMLSRQGETGHDIGHQLTVATLVLARTAAGKTKTDLNALAAKWIKEGAYAPFLKIPDPERFAPGPDLVATPGIEFAQDMLASGARPARVTATHRIFGQQDRLVHVTDDWSASLGVSSTRISRYEAINGQNLKGYHVGDGVLYTFLPNAKGHYTDAYWPTVDPLLLPGTTEHDGPVDPAFGGVPVGPNQHTGGVRWDARTGAYAFDFKSWDGSLVAKKSWFFTPAGILCLGAGITGTSEHAVRTTIENRNLGEGGRGVLLADGRRVPADLGKASALRRPRWLHLEDVGGYVVLDGASVTALREDRTGAWRDIDTGANTKGTTTPNTRRYQKLVLEHGVKPADATYAYAVLPGASPIGTPAASWAWRVRANTATVQAVRTGDTLLANFFAAGAVDGVRVSGPASVAVGRGQLAVSDPTQTQDSVTVTVHGKAVTVPLKGTFGATAVVRL